In one window of Clavelina lepadiformis chromosome 4, kaClaLepa1.1, whole genome shotgun sequence DNA:
- the LOC143452531 gene encoding uncharacterized protein LOC143452531, producing the protein MSWDEFCDDILSRSGRLLEYVSVRVRDRARGECGRCRLNYERLADLSMSVIYKMRQKRMEPSSWNPNFRFESEDFILVKNDGDIFTYLSPERSIAYGEMSHFFVVVISCESQDKETIINNCELGAREGVRKLQEYEM; encoded by the exons ATGAGTTGGGACGAATTTTGCGATGATATTTTGAGTCGGTCAGGTCGTCTATTGGAATATGTTTCTGTGCGGGTCCGAGATCGTGCACGAGGGGAATGTGGGAGATGCCGTTTGAATTATGAAAGACTTGCA GATCTATCGATGAGCGTGATTTATAAAATGCGACAGAAAAGAATGGAACCCAGTTCGTGGAATCCAAACTTCCGATTTGAAAGCGAGGATTTCATTCTGGTGAAAAATGACGGTGATATATTTACTTACCTGAGTCCAGAAAGATCAATTGCTTACGGGGAAATGTCCCACT TCTTCGTGGTCGTAATAAGCTGTGAAAGTCAAGACAAAGAAACAATCATTAACAATTGTGAGCTAGGTGCAAGGGAAGGAGTAAGAAAACTCCAGGAATATGAAATGTGA
- the LOC143452515 gene encoding uncharacterized protein LOC143452515, with product MYWYHFCHEVIKKGALSTEYVYVEKAQKMLGEHDRRGKFPQLSESEVWIICNSNGSRFTLRDDNYQLLELHDGIFFYDCGLRVLAYGKISEYILIVITRLSADKSRLLNCCKHAITHGLGAIKDRET from the exons ATGTATTGGTATCACTTCTGCCATGAAGTTATTAAAAAGGGCGCTCTTTCGACGGAGTACGTCTATGTGGAAAAGGCACAAAAAATGCTGGGAGAACACGACAGACGCGGAAAGTTCCCACAACTTTCA GAATCAGAGGTATGGATCATTTGTAATTCCAACGGTTCGCGCTTCACGCTTCGTGACGATAATTACCAACTTCTGGAATTACACGATGGGATATTTTTCTACGATTGTGGATTAAGGGTTCTTGCGTACGGAAAGATCTCTGAGT ATATCTTGATCGTAATTACCCGATTAAGTGCTGACAAATCAAGGCTTCTTAATTGTTGTAAACACGCAATAACTCATGGACTGGGCGCCATCAAAGACCGGGAGACATGA
- the LOC143452553 gene encoding uncharacterized protein LOC143452553 encodes MNWNQFCNDVLRRPGRSVEYVYLGTMMGKLGENKNNPEFPELTVGEFNIIHNANSLNFGFRGHQYSLAQRNNGVVTYQGPTRAIAFAKSFTCIIIVISCRSPARGMVVKQCHRAASYGKSRLIDMRC; translated from the exons ATGAATTGGAACCAATTTTGCAACGATGTGTTACGTCGTCCTGGCCGCTCGGTCGAATATGTTTATTTGGGAACAATGATGGGAAAGTTGGgggaaaacaaaaacaatccGGAATTTCCTGAACTCACA GTGGGCGAGTTCAACATCATTCACAATGCCAATTCTTTAAATTTTGGATTTCGTGGCCACCAATACAGTCTTGCGCAGAGAAACAATGGCGTTGTGACTTACCAAGGTCCGACTAGGGCTATtgcttttgcaaaatctttcaCAT GTATCATAATCGTAATTAGCTGTCGAAGTCCTGCAAGAGGAATGGTCGTCAAGCAGTGTCATCGAGCGGCAAGTTACGGAAAAAGTCGTCTGATCGACATGAGATGTTGA
- the LOC143452578 gene encoding uncharacterized protein LOC143452578, with translation MDDNYVPKPDKTWDQFCNRIINQPGYTVEYAYMGTIMERVGQDGNHPGFAELTESEAYAISNSNGVDFQFRGDEYSFVQYKNGVYDYDGPSRELAYGHTFKCILIVFSFENRPKGRFLNQCQHALRYGLSHLCNMRV, from the exons ATGGATGACAATTACGTACCT AAACCTGATAAGACATGGGACCAATTTTGCAACAGAATCATCAACCAACCGGGGTACACCGTCGAATATGCTTACATGGGCACGATAATGGAGAGAGTGGGACAAGACGGAAACCATCCGGGGTTTGCAGAACTTACC GAATCCGAAGCGTACGCCATCAGTAATTCAAATGGCGTAGACTTTCAGTTTCGAGGCGACGAATACAGTTTTGTGCAGTATAAGAATGGTGTGTACGATTACGATGGTCCTTCAAGGGAACTTGCTTATGGACATACCTTCAAAT GTATCTTGATCGTTTTTAGCTTTGAAAATCGTCCCAAAGGAAGATTCCTTAACCAGTGCCAACACGCCTTACGATACGGACTGAGCCACCTGTGCAACATGAGGGTTTGA